The Calditerrivibrio nitroreducens DSM 19672 genome window below encodes:
- a CDS encoding RrF2 family transcriptional regulator — MKITTKSRYAIRAIFAMIALGGDKEPVSIKKISDFEDISIKYLEQLFTKLRKNKIVKSVRGTLGGYIFAKPLNEITLRDIVYSMDGPIKPVDCIDSNGCEKSSVCAVNWVWFGLKKDIDNYLERITLQRMKDIHFGA, encoded by the coding sequence ATGAAGATAACAACTAAGAGCAGGTATGCAATAAGAGCTATTTTTGCAATGATAGCGTTAGGTGGAGACAAAGAGCCTGTTTCCATAAAAAAGATTTCAGATTTTGAAGATATTTCGATCAAATACCTTGAACAACTTTTTACGAAATTGAGAAAAAACAAGATAGTAAAGTCTGTAAGGGGAACCCTTGGTGGTTATATTTTTGCCAAACCTTTAAATGAGATAACGCTGAGAGATATCGTTTATTCCATGGATGGCCCAATAAAACCTGTTGATTGTATAGATTCTAATGGATGTGAAAAATCAAGTGTGTGTGCCGTTAATTGGGTGTGGTTTGGTCTTAAAAAAGATATTGACAATTACCTTGAAAGAATTACATTACAAAGGATGAAAGATATACATTTTGGAGCTTAG
- a CDS encoding Lrp/AsnC family transcriptional regulator codes for MAEIIDNIDKKLINMLISNSRTSYADMAKEVDLSSPSVIERIKKLEANGIIKSYTANVNYKALGYDILAFIGISLDSAQSISEFETNISNIDEDLIECHHVTGDFTMIAKVITKNTDTLSNLIKKIRNIKGVQKTNTILVFSTIMDRKKPV; via the coding sequence ATGGCTGAAATAATTGATAATATAGATAAAAAGCTTATTAATATGCTTATATCTAATTCCAGAACATCTTATGCAGATATGGCTAAGGAGGTGGATCTTTCATCCCCTTCGGTGATAGAAAGGATAAAAAAGTTAGAAGCAAACGGAATAATAAAAAGTTATACTGCAAATGTTAACTATAAAGCCCTCGGATATGATATTTTAGCTTTTATCGGCATTTCTCTGGACAGTGCACAGAGTATTTCTGAGTTTGAAACAAATATATCCAATATAGATGAAGATCTGATAGAGTGTCATCATGTAACGGGTGACTTCACAATGATCGCAAAAGTTATCACAAAAAACACCGATACACTTTCCAATTTAATAAAAAAAATAAGGAATATCAAAGGGGTACAAAAGACAAATACTATTTTGGTATTTTCTACTATAATGGATAGGAAAAAACCGGTGTAA
- a CDS encoding cysteine hydrolase family protein: MKKIILAFIPLIFSSFLYAADIIDEWDWVVPPEKPELLNYIVDNETALLILDIEELTCNKDRRPRCLETVPNIENTLKKARSNGVFVVYSLTPKGTKDTILPPVKPIGDEPIVNASVNKFLNTDLDKVLKDRNIKKLIITGTAANGAVLFTATEAAQRGYLIVVPVDGISADLYGEQAVIYTLLNGPGTRNKVLLTRTNMIKF, encoded by the coding sequence ATGAAGAAGATTATTTTGGCATTTATACCACTTATTTTCAGTAGCTTTTTGTATGCTGCAGATATTATTGATGAATGGGACTGGGTGGTTCCACCTGAAAAACCTGAATTGTTAAATTACATTGTCGACAATGAGACGGCCCTTTTGATTTTGGATATAGAAGAACTTACCTGTAATAAAGATAGACGGCCAAGGTGCCTCGAAACTGTTCCAAATATCGAAAACACTCTTAAAAAAGCCAGATCAAATGGGGTATTTGTGGTATATTCCCTTACCCCAAAAGGAACTAAAGATACGATTTTACCACCGGTAAAGCCTATTGGTGATGAACCCATTGTAAACGCGAGTGTAAATAAGTTTTTAAATACTGATCTGGATAAAGTGCTAAAAGATAGGAATATTAAGAAGTTAATCATTACAGGCACTGCTGCAAATGGAGCTGTACTTTTTACTGCTACTGAAGCTGCCCAGAGGGGGTATTTAATTGTTGTCCCTGTTGATGGCATATCCGCTGACCTCTATGGGGAGCAGGCGGTTATATACACCCTTTTAAATGGACCGGGCACGAGAAATAAGGTATTACTGACAAGAACAAATATGATAAAATTTTAA
- a CDS encoding cysteine desulfurase family protein encodes MAIYFDNSATTKVDERVFESMIPYFKERFANPSSIHIEGRAIREEVEKAREIVAKTISALPEEIIFCGSGTESDNLAIKGIAFALKERGRHIITSNIEHKAVSESFKYLEGNGFEVTYLPVKKDGIIDIEDFKNALRDDTILVTVMLANNEIGTIQPIKEIGQLARKHRFILHTDAVQAVGKMNVDVCELGVHLLSFSGHKIYAPKGIGVLYIDKELKNLIQPIIHGGHQEDGIRSGTENVPYIIGIAEACRIIQNELDKDIKHISAIRDRFEERILREIPDVYVNGDREKRVCNISNITFRHIEAEALMVYASEICCSTGSACSSGDIDASHVLKAIKVDPVDIHGSIRFSFGRFNTIQEVDTAVDILKASAQKLREMSPLYKK; translated from the coding sequence ATGGCTATTTACTTTGACAACAGTGCAACTACAAAGGTAGATGAAAGAGTTTTTGAATCGATGATACCATATTTTAAAGAAAGGTTCGCCAATCCATCCAGCATACACATAGAAGGTAGGGCAATAAGAGAGGAAGTAGAAAAAGCTCGGGAAATTGTTGCGAAAACGATATCAGCACTTCCGGAAGAAATCATATTCTGTGGTAGTGGAACGGAGTCGGATAATTTGGCTATTAAAGGTATTGCTTTTGCCCTTAAGGAGAGAGGTAGACATATAATAACATCAAATATAGAGCACAAAGCTGTATCGGAATCATTTAAATACCTTGAGGGAAATGGATTTGAGGTAACGTATCTTCCGGTAAAAAAAGATGGTATTATAGATATAGAAGATTTTAAAAATGCTCTCAGGGATGATACGATACTTGTAACTGTAATGCTTGCAAACAACGAAATAGGCACCATTCAACCTATCAAAGAGATTGGACAGCTTGCCAGAAAACATAGATTTATTCTCCATACAGATGCTGTACAGGCGGTGGGAAAGATGAATGTTGATGTGTGTGAATTGGGGGTACATCTTTTGAGTTTTTCCGGACATAAGATTTATGCTCCTAAGGGGATTGGGGTGTTGTATATAGACAAGGAGCTTAAAAATCTCATACAGCCCATAATTCATGGTGGACATCAGGAGGATGGTATAAGATCTGGTACAGAAAATGTCCCTTATATAATAGGTATTGCTGAAGCCTGTAGAATTATACAAAATGAGCTGGATAAGGATATAAAGCATATTTCTGCCATCAGGGATAGATTTGAGGAAAGGATACTAAGGGAGATTCCAGATGTTTATGTGAATGGAGATAGGGAGAAAAGAGTTTGCAATATTTCTAATATTACCTTTAGACATATAGAAGCGGAAGCTCTCATGGTTTATGCTTCTGAAATATGTTGTTCCACTGGATCCGCCTGTTCTTCTGGTGATATAGATGCTTCACATGTTTTAAAAGCTATAAAAGTTGATCCGGTGGATATTCATGGATCTATTAGATTTAGTTTTGGTAGATTCAACACAATACAAGAGGTTGATACTGCTGTAGATATATTGAAAGCAAGTGCTCAAAAACTTAGGGAGATGTCACCTCTTTATAAGAAGTAA
- the nqrC gene encoding NADH:ubiquinone reductase (Na(+)-transporting) subunit C codes for MKETKLRIFFVSLVVALFFSFLVSLSVYLLKEKQDSNIQQDRLKHILSLVGDKELQMNIVMVDIKTGKYERINSDSVFFKNFKALSTGENAIKIPKKDDIIGIGSHPSKMPAYIFSKDGKLKKIVLFVYGNGLWSTMYGFIGLSEDLNTVEGITFFDQKETPGLGGEVDNPNWKKQWRGKKLFDNEGNFKFTVSKGIDQFSVDGLSGATMTTKGVNNIIRYWFGPNGYGKFLENIKGRDHGN; via the coding sequence ATGAAAGAGACAAAGCTTAGAATATTTTTCGTATCTTTAGTGGTTGCTCTCTTCTTTTCTTTTTTGGTCTCCCTATCGGTCTATTTACTTAAAGAAAAACAGGATTCCAACATACAACAGGACAGGCTGAAACATATATTGTCCCTTGTAGGCGATAAAGAACTCCAAATGAATATAGTTATGGTGGATATAAAAACAGGAAAATATGAGCGTATAAATTCAGATTCAGTTTTTTTTAAAAATTTCAAAGCTCTGTCAACAGGAGAAAATGCCATAAAGATCCCAAAAAAGGATGATATAATCGGTATCGGTTCCCATCCATCCAAAATGCCAGCTTATATCTTTTCAAAAGATGGTAAACTAAAGAAGATCGTTCTTTTCGTATATGGAAATGGTTTATGGTCCACAATGTACGGTTTTATAGGGCTTTCCGAAGATCTCAATACAGTTGAAGGAATTACTTTTTTCGATCAAAAAGAGACCCCGGGATTGGGGGGAGAGGTGGATAATCCAAACTGGAAAAAACAGTGGAGAGGGAAAAAGCTTTTTGATAATGAGGGAAATTTCAAATTTACCGTTTCAAAAGGGATTGATCAGTTTTCCGTAGATGGCCTATCAGGTGCAACTATGACGACAAAAGGAGTCAACAATATCATCAGATACTGGTTTGGTCCAAATGGTTATGGAAAATTTTTAGAGAATATAAAGGGAAGAGATCATGGGAATTAA
- a CDS encoding endonuclease III domain-containing protein: MNFDIDKLFLLLESEYKRFETPSVTKIANLIKSNPFAVLISTLISLRTKDEVTLKASERLFSRADNPFDMLKLSTDEVERLIYPAGFYRKKSLLILDISKYLVENYQGRVPNSLDELLKIKGVGRKTANLVLVEGFGVPAVCVDTHVHRIMNRMGLVNTKNPDETEMVLRDKLPVKYWIKWNEYLVAYGQNVCKPISPLCSTCKLSDFCAKINIKRWR, from the coding sequence GTGAATTTTGATATAGATAAGCTCTTTTTACTTCTTGAATCTGAATACAAAAGATTTGAAACCCCATCTGTTACAAAGATTGCAAATCTTATAAAATCTAATCCATTTGCTGTTCTCATCAGCACATTGATATCTCTTAGAACCAAAGATGAAGTGACATTGAAAGCATCGGAAAGGCTTTTTAGTAGAGCGGATAACCCTTTTGATATGTTGAAACTAAGTACTGATGAGGTTGAGAGGTTAATTTATCCTGCAGGATTTTACAGAAAGAAGAGCCTTCTAATCCTTGATATATCAAAATATCTTGTGGAAAATTATCAGGGGAGAGTGCCAAATAGTTTAGATGAACTTTTGAAAATAAAAGGTGTTGGAAGAAAAACGGCAAATTTAGTTTTGGTTGAAGGGTTTGGAGTACCGGCTGTATGTGTGGATACACATGTTCATAGAATTATGAATAGAATGGGTCTTGTAAATACCAAAAATCCTGATGAGACGGAGATGGTGTTGAGAGATAAATTACCAGTGAAATATTGGATAAAGTGGAATGAATACCTTGTGGCTTATGGACAGAATGTATGCAAACCGATTTCACCACTTTGTTCCACTTGCAAACTCAGTGATTTTTGTGCTAAAATAAATATAAAAAGGTGGAGGTAA
- a CDS encoding rubrerythrin family protein gives MSETKSNLKEAFAGESQAYQKYVAFAKKAEKEGFKNVARLFKTTAEAERIHAEGHLNALEMVSSTTDNLKAAIEGETYEFTKMYPPMLEKAVADGHKAKIMFNFAVKAEEVHAKLYKKALEAVESGKDLENTDFYLCPVCGYIEFDAAPAKCPICGVASDKFVKVA, from the coding sequence ATGTCAGAGACAAAGTCAAACCTTAAAGAGGCTTTTGCCGGTGAAAGCCAGGCTTATCAGAAATACGTTGCATTTGCAAAGAAAGCAGAAAAAGAGGGTTTTAAAAACGTTGCCAGGCTATTTAAGACAACCGCTGAGGCGGAAAGGATCCATGCAGAAGGGCATTTAAATGCACTTGAAATGGTTTCCTCCACTACGGATAATCTCAAGGCTGCCATAGAAGGGGAAACCTACGAATTCACAAAGATGTATCCCCCAATGCTGGAAAAGGCTGTGGCAGATGGCCATAAAGCAAAAATAATGTTTAACTTTGCCGTTAAAGCGGAAGAGGTACACGCAAAGCTTTATAAAAAAGCTCTTGAAGCAGTGGAATCAGGTAAGGATTTAGAAAACACTGATTTTTATCTATGTCCTGTTTGTGGATATATTGAATTTGATGCAGCACCAGCCAAATGTCCTATTTGTGGTGTAGCATCCGATAAGTTTGTAAAAGTAGCTTAA
- the cysE gene encoding serine O-acetyltransferase, whose protein sequence is MGLFREIKEDIQAIFERDPAARSTLEVIFCYPGFHARLFHRLAHRLWNMKLYFLARFVSHISRFLTGIEIHPGAKIGKRFFIDHGMGVVIGETAEIGDDVTIYHGVTLGGVSLNKGKRHPTIGNGVVIGSGAKVLGPFKVGDGAKIGSNSVVIKEVPENATVVGIPGRVVTESSRPQDFEHDKLPDPVAKAITCIVDRVVMLEKEIEELRKGGKHEDNN, encoded by the coding sequence ATGGGGCTTTTCAGAGAGATAAAAGAGGATATCCAGGCAATTTTTGAAAGAGATCCAGCGGCAAGAAGCACTTTGGAAGTAATATTTTGTTATCCAGGGTTTCATGCCAGGTTATTTCACCGTTTAGCGCATAGATTGTGGAATATGAAGCTCTATTTTTTGGCCAGATTTGTATCCCACATTTCAAGATTTTTAACAGGGATTGAAATCCATCCTGGGGCTAAGATAGGTAAAAGGTTTTTTATTGATCATGGAATGGGTGTGGTTATAGGTGAAACTGCTGAAATAGGAGATGATGTTACTATTTATCATGGTGTTACTCTTGGGGGGGTTTCCTTGAATAAGGGTAAAAGGCATCCCACAATAGGTAATGGCGTAGTGATAGGATCAGGAGCCAAAGTTTTGGGACCTTTTAAAGTTGGGGATGGAGCCAAGATCGGATCTAATTCTGTAGTTATCAAAGAGGTGCCTGAAAATGCTACCGTTGTTGGTATCCCCGGAAGAGTTGTAACCGAATCATCAAGACCCCAGGATTTTGAACATGACAAATTACCGGATCCTGTTGCAAAAGCTATTACTTGTATCGTCGATAGAGTGGTGATGCTGGAAAAAGAGATAGAAGAGCTCCGAAAAGGGGGTAAGCATGAAGATAACAACTAA
- a CDS encoding DUF4405 domain-containing protein, whose translation MFRKIVSLTTLWSFIGMTFTGIILFIVPEGRVAYWADLHIIGLTKDQWGDLHTTISALFMISGLLHTYLNWNAIVLYFKSKAKKIVIFTPSFTISTIIFLIFIVGTYYKVSPFKDLLVLSDKVKESWREKVGTPPYPHAELSKLNDLCKKEGLDINVVVQILKDNNVQFSSPDEKFLDISRKNKLSPSSLWDLIESKYDEYEDKIEGANNATSEKMVSENQPTGLGKMKLSEFSKKYKISIDDAIITLKKEGFNPKEDMTLKEIAEQKQVVPMDLYDLLLKNKKK comes from the coding sequence ATGTTTAGAAAAATTGTATCACTTACAACATTGTGGTCTTTTATAGGGATGACCTTCACCGGCATTATCCTATTTATAGTTCCTGAGGGTAGAGTTGCATATTGGGCAGATCTACACATAATTGGATTGACTAAGGATCAATGGGGAGATTTGCATACTACAATCTCTGCATTATTCATGATTTCTGGTTTGCTGCATACTTATCTAAACTGGAATGCCATTGTCCTGTATTTTAAGTCAAAAGCTAAAAAAATTGTCATTTTTACTCCGAGTTTTACCATTTCAACAATTATATTTTTAATATTTATCGTTGGGACATATTACAAAGTTTCCCCATTTAAAGATTTACTTGTACTGAGTGATAAGGTAAAGGAAAGCTGGAGAGAAAAGGTTGGAACCCCACCATATCCCCATGCAGAGTTATCAAAGTTGAATGACTTGTGCAAAAAGGAGGGGTTGGATATTAATGTTGTAGTTCAGATTTTGAAAGATAATAATGTACAGTTTAGTTCTCCGGATGAAAAATTTTTGGATATTAGCCGTAAAAACAAGCTAAGCCCGTCTTCTTTGTGGGATCTTATAGAATCGAAGTATGATGAATATGAAGATAAGATTGAAGGTGCTAATAATGCTACTTCAGAAAAGATGGTTTCTGAAAATCAACCTACAGGACTAGGTAAGATGAAACTTTCCGAATTTAGTAAGAAATACAAAATAAGTATAGATGATGCAATCATAACCCTCAAAAAAGAGGGGTTTAACCCTAAAGAGGATATGACCCTGAAGGAGATTGCAGAACAAAAACAGGTAGTCCCTATGGATCTGTATGATTTATTATTGAAGAATAAAAAGAAATGA
- a CDS encoding NADH:ubiquinone reductase (Na(+)-transporting) subunit D — MGIKKDTFLGPIFVNNPITIQVLGICSSLAVTTQLKTALVMGLSVTVVVALSNLLISLMRNQIPTSVRIIIEMTVIASFVIIVDQFLKAFFFDISKQLSVFVGLIITNCILMGRAEAFALKNPPFLSFLDGLGNGIGYGLILVIVGTIRELAGSGKLFGYEILKLKVNGGWYIPNGMFLLAPSGFFIIATIIWFVKEREKRKRGLK, encoded by the coding sequence ATGGGAATTAAAAAGGATACATTTCTTGGACCGATATTTGTAAACAACCCAATAACTATTCAGGTTCTGGGGATATGTTCTTCACTGGCAGTAACTACTCAGCTTAAAACAGCTCTTGTAATGGGGCTTTCTGTTACTGTGGTGGTTGCATTGAGCAACCTTCTTATAAGTCTTATGAGAAATCAGATACCAACATCTGTAAGAATTATCATTGAAATGACTGTAATTGCATCTTTTGTTATAATTGTTGATCAGTTTTTAAAAGCATTCTTTTTTGACATAAGCAAGCAGTTGTCAGTTTTTGTGGGACTTATTATTACCAACTGCATCCTAATGGGTAGAGCAGAGGCCTTTGCATTAAAGAATCCACCTTTTTTGAGCTTCCTTGACGGTCTTGGGAATGGTATCGGGTATGGACTGATACTTGTCATAGTTGGTACCATCAGAGAGCTTGCAGGTAGCGGTAAGCTTTTTGGATACGAGATATTGAAGCTAAAAGTAAATGGTGGTTGGTACATACCTAATGGTATGTTTCTACTTGCTCCCAGTGGTTTTTTTATAATCGCCACCATTATCTGGTTTGTAAAAGAACGAGAAAAGAGAAAAAGGGGGCTTAAATGA
- the nqrF gene encoding NADH:ubiquinone reductase (Na(+)-transporting) subunit F gives MIVLVGTIFFTLLILILVGFIIEARKFLVKEGKVRISINNEKEIEASPGEKLLNILASEKIFVSSACGGGGSCGQCKVKVLEGGGSLLPTEKAHISRKLEKEGFRLSCQLPVKNDLKIFLPPEVFNAKEYHCEVISNRNVATFIKELVLKLPTDEFDFEAGGYIQIKIPPYELSFKDFFIEDEYKPDWDKYNLWSLRSKNDREIIRAYSMANFPLEKGIVKLNVRIATPPPKSVNIPPGIGSSYIFSLKPGDRVTILGPFGEFKASDTEAEMLFIGGGAGMAPLRSIIFDQLIRLNSKRKITYWYGARSLREIFYSEDFEELQNKFDNFKWYIALSEPLPEDNWHGYVGFIHQVVFEHYLKNHPEPESVEYYLCGPPPMLKAVLEMLDNLGVERGNIRFDDFGS, from the coding sequence GTGATTGTATTGGTTGGAACGATTTTTTTCACTCTCTTGATCCTTATACTGGTGGGCTTCATCATTGAAGCCAGAAAATTTCTTGTGAAAGAAGGGAAAGTGAGAATTTCAATAAACAATGAAAAAGAGATAGAAGCTTCCCCCGGCGAGAAATTGTTGAATATTTTAGCATCAGAAAAGATATTTGTTTCTTCCGCCTGTGGAGGTGGTGGATCCTGTGGCCAATGCAAAGTAAAAGTTTTGGAAGGTGGAGGGTCACTACTCCCCACAGAAAAAGCACATATTTCAAGAAAACTTGAAAAAGAGGGTTTTAGACTCTCCTGCCAGCTACCGGTAAAAAATGATCTGAAAATCTTCTTGCCTCCAGAAGTATTTAATGCAAAAGAATATCATTGTGAAGTAATATCGAATAGAAACGTTGCCACCTTCATAAAAGAATTAGTTTTAAAGCTTCCTACTGATGAATTCGATTTTGAAGCTGGAGGATATATACAGATAAAAATACCACCTTATGAGTTATCCTTCAAAGATTTTTTTATAGAGGATGAGTATAAACCGGATTGGGATAAATACAACCTATGGAGCTTAAGATCTAAAAATGACAGAGAAATTATTAGAGCCTATTCTATGGCAAACTTCCCTCTTGAAAAAGGGATAGTTAAACTAAACGTAAGAATAGCAACGCCTCCTCCCAAAAGTGTCAATATCCCTCCAGGTATAGGTTCTTCTTATATCTTCTCCCTAAAACCTGGGGATAGGGTAACAATTTTAGGTCCATTTGGTGAATTCAAAGCATCAGATACCGAAGCTGAAATGTTGTTTATCGGCGGTGGAGCGGGAATGGCACCTTTAAGATCAATAATTTTTGATCAATTAATAAGATTAAACTCAAAGAGAAAAATAACCTACTGGTATGGTGCAAGAAGCCTTAGAGAGATCTTTTATTCGGAAGATTTTGAAGAACTACAGAATAAATTCGATAATTTTAAATGGTATATAGCCCTTTCAGAGCCCCTACCTGAAGATAACTGGCATGGGTATGTTGGATTTATCCATCAGGTGGTTTTTGAACACTATTTAAAAAATCATCCGGAGCCAGAATCAGTAGAATATTATCTATGTGGGCCTCCACCTATGCTTAAAGCTGTCCTGGAGATGCTGGATAATTTAGGTGTGGAAAGAGGTAATATCAGGTTTGACGATTTTGGAAGCTAA
- a CDS encoding DsrE family protein → MRKIFCVFIFLISFSYCYAVDKLPIGSSLDGLEFIKIVVDFNVSSPEMILLRLGLLEKTLNDIENNNKKYDVVVAIRGGAVDFMTKTPKYIKSEYSDAHKKVRKMILLLKDKGVKFELCSIAAGLRGVEVIDILEEIKVVRNGYLSIIGYQNRGYAYLPMD, encoded by the coding sequence GTGAGAAAAATTTTTTGTGTTTTTATTTTTTTAATATCATTTTCATATTGTTATGCTGTTGATAAACTTCCAATTGGTAGTTCACTTGATGGTTTGGAGTTTATTAAAATAGTAGTGGATTTTAATGTATCATCACCCGAGATGATACTTTTGAGACTTGGGCTTCTGGAAAAAACTCTTAATGATATAGAAAATAACAATAAAAAGTATGATGTTGTCGTTGCCATTAGAGGTGGAGCGGTGGATTTTATGACAAAAACACCAAAATATATAAAATCTGAATATTCTGATGCTCACAAAAAAGTTAGAAAAATGATATTACTTTTAAAAGATAAAGGGGTTAAGTTTGAGCTATGCTCTATTGCTGCTGGTCTAAGAGGTGTAGAAGTTATTGACATTCTTGAAGAAATCAAAGTGGTAAGAAATGGCTATCTTTCAATTATAGGGTATCAAAATAGGGGTTACGCCTATTTGCCAATGGACTAA
- a CDS encoding indolepyruvate ferredoxin oxidoreductase subunit alpha, which yields MAHFITDACTNCGACEDECPVGAISEADGKRVIDADTCTDCGACAEVCPVDAIEAR from the coding sequence ATGGCACATTTTATAACAGATGCTTGTACAAACTGTGGAGCTTGCGAAGATGAGTGCCCAGTAGGAGCTATCAGCGAAGCTGATGGTAAAAGGGTTATTGATGCTGATACTTGCACTGATTGTGGTGCTTGTGCAGAAGTTTGCCCAGTGGATGCTATTGAAGCACGCTAA
- a CDS encoding glycosyltransferase family 2 protein, translating into MFFSVVIPVYNRSDLLKNAIESVLLQTYKNYEIIVVDDGSSIDTFKAVRPYLSKINYIKISENKGVSFARNVGIENSNYDFIAFLDSDDIWLPNKLKLQKDFMEKNCFLICHTDEFWFKNGRFVNQGRKHEKYGGEIFSKILDFCRISPSSVVVHKDIFKHVGLFDVGLPVCEDYDMWLRIALHYSIGYLPIKTIIKVAHDGHQLSLNTPYMEYYRLLSLSKLLKFNFLNETLKKSAIIELERKFRIVLDGLKKKNI; encoded by the coding sequence GTGTTTTTTTCCGTTGTAATACCTGTATACAATAGATCAGATCTACTTAAAAATGCGATTGAATCTGTTTTATTGCAAACCTATAAAAACTATGAAATCATCGTAGTGGATGACGGTTCTTCCATTGATACTTTTAAAGCTGTAAGACCTTATCTTTCAAAAATCAATTATATTAAAATATCAGAAAATAAGGGTGTTAGTTTTGCCAGAAATGTGGGTATAGAAAATTCTAATTATGATTTTATAGCTTTTCTGGATTCGGATGATATATGGCTGCCAAACAAGCTGAAGTTGCAAAAAGATTTTATGGAGAAAAATTGTTTTTTAATCTGTCATACTGATGAATTCTGGTTTAAAAATGGTAGATTTGTAAATCAGGGGAGGAAACACGAAAAGTATGGAGGGGAGATATTTTCAAAAATTTTGGATTTCTGTAGGATAAGTCCATCATCGGTGGTTGTTCATAAAGATATATTCAAACATGTTGGTTTATTCGACGTTGGTCTTCCGGTTTGTGAAGATTACGATATGTGGCTGAGAATTGCTTTACATTATAGTATAGGATATCTTCCCATAAAAACGATTATCAAAGTTGCCCATGATGGCCATCAGTTGAGTCTTAATACACCATATATGGAATATTATAGATTGCTTTCTCTCAGTAAATTATTGAAATTTAATTTTTTAAATGAAACCTTGAAAAAATCTGCTATAATAGAATTGGAGCGGAAATTTAGAATTGTTTTGGATGGTTTAAAAAAGAAAAATATCTAA
- the nqrE gene encoding NADH:ubiquinone reductase (Na(+)-transporting) subunit E — protein MIEQYLSLLIKSIFIENMALSFFLGMCTFLAVSNNIETAKGLGIAVVVVQTITVPINNLLYTFVFKDGAMETFGFGDINLGFISLVVYIGVIAAIVQVLEMILDRFFPKLYTALGIFLPLITVNCAILGGTLFMAQRGYTFPESIIYGFGSGTGWALAIIGLAGIREKIKYSDIPYGLRGLGIVFIAAGIMAVAFMIFSGIQL, from the coding sequence ATGATAGAGCAATATCTTAGTCTCCTCATAAAATCGATTTTCATTGAAAATATGGCATTATCTTTTTTCCTTGGGATGTGTACTTTTCTTGCTGTCTCTAACAACATTGAAACTGCAAAAGGGCTTGGTATAGCGGTGGTGGTTGTCCAGACTATAACAGTACCTATAAACAACCTACTTTACACCTTCGTATTCAAAGATGGGGCTATGGAAACATTTGGATTTGGAGATATAAATCTTGGTTTTATAAGTTTAGTTGTTTATATTGGAGTAATAGCTGCAATCGTCCAAGTTCTTGAAATGATTCTGGATAGATTCTTCCCCAAACTTTACACGGCTCTTGGGATCTTCCTACCACTTATAACAGTAAATTGTGCAATATTAGGTGGCACTCTTTTCATGGCCCAAAGGGGATATACTTTTCCAGAGTCTATAATTTACGGTTTTGGTAGTGGAACAGGTTGGGCCCTTGCTATTATCGGACTTGCCGGCATAAGAGAAAAGATTAAATATAGCGATATCCCATACGGCCTTAGGGGGCTTGGTATCGTTTTTATTGCTGCAGGCATAATGGCCGTGGCATTTATGATATTCTCGGGGATACAGTTGTGA